The following are from one region of the Entelurus aequoreus isolate RoL-2023_Sb linkage group LG17, RoL_Eaeq_v1.1, whole genome shotgun sequence genome:
- the LOC133632659 gene encoding noelin-like isoform X5: MEIQTHKLKHTHTNVNRDKQVRHLLEKVQNMSRSIEVLDQRTRRDLQMVEKMEAELKGLENKFKQVEEGHESNAARQYQSIKVKMEELRPLIPLLEAYKADALLVRRFKEEAANVTALLQDQLGALDYQDLHGRVASLEERLRACMQRLACGKLTRIAEPVTIKTSGSRFGSWMTDPLAPAGDNRVWYMDGYHNNRFVREYKSVQDFMTSDNFTSHRLPHPWSGTGQVVYNGSLFFNKFQSHTLIKFDLRSSLISRSRQLDFAGYNNMYHYSWGGHSDIDLMVDEGGLWAVYATNQNAGNIVLSQLDPDSLQVVRSWTTNHPKRSAGEAFMICGTLYVTNGYSGATKVYYAFATNSSTYEYIDVPLGNTYGHLSMLDYNPRDRALYAWNNGRQVLYNVTLYHIIQ, translated from the exons atggaaatacagacacacaaattaaaacacacacacacaaatgtaaataGGGACAAGCAAGTGCGACACCTGCTGGAGAAG GTGCAGAACATGAGCCGGTCCATCGAAGTCCTGGACCAGCGCACGCGGCGAGACCTGCAGATGGTGGAGAAGATGGAGGCGGAGCTAAAGGGCTTGGAGAACAAGTTCAAGCAGGTGGAGGAGGGGCATGAGAGCAACGCGGCCCGGCAGTACCAG TCCATCAAGGTGAAGATGGAGGAGCTGCGGCCGCTCATCCCGCTGCTGGAGGCCTACAAGGCGGACGCCCTGCTGGTCAGACGCTTCAAGGAGGAGGCGGCCAACGTGACGGCGCTGCTGCAGGACCAGCTGGGAGCCCTGGACTACCAGGACCTGCACGGCCGCGTGGCGAGCCTGGAGGAGCGGCTGAGGGCCTGCATGCAGCGGCTAG CTTGCGGGAAGCTGACCAGGATCGCAGAGCCGGTCACCATCAAGACCTCGGGGTCCAGGTTCGGCTCGTGGATGACGGACCCGCTGGCGCCGGCAGGGGACAACCGA GTGTGGTACATGGACGGTTACCATAACAACCGCTTCGTCCGGGAGTACAAGTCCGTGCAGGACTTCATGACGAGCGACAACTTCACCTCGCACCGCCTGCCCCACCCCTGGTCCGGGACGGGTCAGGTGGTCTACAACGGCTCGCTGTTCTTCAACAAGTTCCAGAGTCACACGCTGATCAAGTTCGACTTGAGGTCGTCGCTCATCAGCCGCTCGCGCCAGCTGGACTTCGCCGGCTACAACAACATGTACCACTACTCCTGGGGGGGGCACTCCGACATCGACCTGATGGTGGACGAGGGCGGGCTGTGGGCCGTCTACGCCACCAATCAGAACGCGGGGAACATCGTGCTCAGCCAGCTGGACCCCGACAGTCTGCAGGTGGTCCGCAGCTGGACCACCAACCATCCCAAGCGCAGCGCCGGCGAGGCCTTCATGATCTGCGGGACTTTGTACGTCACCAACGGCTACTCGGGCGCCACCAAGGTGTACTACGCCTTCGCCACCAACTCCTCCACCTACGAGTACATCGACGTCCCCCTCGGCAACACCTACGGTCACCTGTCCATGCTGGACTACAACCCCCGAGACCGGGCGCTCTACGCCTGGAACAATGGCCGCCAGGTCCTCTACAACGTCACGCTCTACCACATCATACAGTGA